One window of Medicago truncatula cultivar Jemalong A17 chromosome 2, MtrunA17r5.0-ANR, whole genome shotgun sequence genomic DNA carries:
- the LOC25488127 gene encoding ABC transporter C family member 14 — translation MSSSTSAWLTSPSCTLLPLHSSSSTPQFILQWLRFIFLSPCPQRLLLSALDSLFLLSLLAFAAQKLYSRFYSRANTSSSITKPLLQEKDSDYKITFLFKLAFLVTTLLAISYTVLGILAFTQTNNLSSWKQIEALFRLFQAITNIVIVILMIHEKKFKSSKHPLSLRIYWIANFVIATLFAVSAIVRLITVREEKLELSLRIDDIFSLVNLPLSVFFFVISIKGSSGIHVIRISDVVATYPSISIDRTLSPYAHSSFLSKTGWFWLNPLLNKGYQTPLKLEDVPSLPLDFRAEKMSELFQNNWPKPEENSKHPVGVTLFRCFWKHIVFTGFLAFMRLCVMYVGPLLIQSFVDFTSQKDSPTSEGIVLICVLFAAKSVEVLSVHQFNFHSQKLGMLVRSSIITSVYKKGLRLSSSSRQAHGTGQIVNHMAVDAQQLSDLMKQFHPIWMMPLQVAAALALMYSYVGVSVVAAILGTAIVFCFTAYRSKNSNVFQFRIMMSRDSRMKSTNELLNNMRVIKFQAWEEYFGNKIQQFREAEHGWIGKFLYYFAVNMGVLTTSPLAITVLTFGVATFMGIPLNAGTVFTVTAVIKILQEPMSTFPQALINISQATISLGRLDKFMMSKEMDENAVQREENCNGDVAVEIKDGKFSWDDMDENEALRVKELVIKKGDHAAVVGTVGSGKSSLLASVLGEMFKISGKVRVCGTTAYVAQTSWIQNATIKENILFGLPMNMEKYKEALRVCCLEKDLVMMEDGDETEIGERGINLSGGQKQRIQLARAVYQDSDIYLLDDVFSAVDAQTGSFIFKECIMGTLKDKAVLLVTHQVDFLHNVDSIMVMREGRVVQSGKYDELLKAGLDFGALVAAHESSMEIAETSEKTSDDSAQSPKLARVISKEKESGEKQSSQIQSKSDKTAAKLIEDEEREIGQVNLEVYKQYFTEAFGWWGVALMVAVSVVWMLSFLVSDYWLAIATADDSAVSSFTFITVYAVIAVVSCIVVMARAFFFTYWGLKTSQSFFVGMLQSILHAPMSFFDTTPSGRILSRVSTDILSLDIQIPIFVNLVTTTLVGLFSILVVTCQNSWETVFLLIPLFWLSNWYRKYYLATSRELTRLDSITKAPVIHHFSETISGVMTIRSSRKQNAFSQENVDRVNASLRMDFHNNGANEWLGFRLDYMGVTFLCIATLFMIFLPSAIARPEYVGMSLSYGLALSGLLSITISMTCNVENKMVSVERIKQFTNLSSEAPWKIADKSPPQNWPSHGTIELHNLQVRYRPTTPLVLKGVSLTIEGGEKVGVVGRTGSGKSTLIQVLFRLIEPSAGKIIIDGINISNVGLHDLRSRFGIIPQEPVLFQGTVRTNIDPLGLYSEEEIWKSLERCQLKDAVAAKPEKLDALVVDGGDNWSVGQRQLLCLGRIMLKRSKILFMDEATASVDSQTDVVLQKIIREDFADRTIISIAHRIPTVMDCDKVLVIDEGYAKEYDKPSRLLERPSLFAALVKEYSNRSA, via the exons ATGTCTTCTTCTACTTCTGCATGGCTAACTTCTCCTTCATGCACCCTTTTACCTTTACATTCATCTTCTTCTACACCACAATTCATTCTTCAATGGTTAAGGTTCATTTTCCTATCTCCTTGTCCTCAGAGACTTCTACTTTCTGCTCTTGATTCCTTGTTTTTGCTCTCCCTCTTAGCTTTTGCAGCTCAAAAACTCTATTCAAGATTCTATTCAAGAGCAAACACTAGCTCCTCAATCACAAAACCACTTCTGCAAGAGAAAGATTCTGACTATAAAATCACCTTTTTGTTCAAACTAGCCTTTTTGGTAACTACCCTTTTGGCTATAAGTTACACTGTTCTAGGAATCTTGGCTTTTACTCAAACCAATAACCTTTCTTCATGGAAACAAATAGAAGCACTTTTTCGGTTGTTTCAAGCAATAACCAACATAGTCATAGTGATTCTAATGATACATGAGAAAAAGTTCAAATCTTCCAAACACCCTTTATCACTAAGAATCTATTGGATAGCAAACTTTGTGATTGCTACTTTGTTTGCTGTTTCGGCTATTGTTCGATTGATAACTGTCCGTGAAGAAAAGTTGGAGCTTAGTTTGAGAATAGATGACATATTCTCATTGGTTAATCTTCCATTATCTGTGTTCTTTTTTGTCATATCAATAAAAGGGTCATCAGGTATTCATGTGATAAGAATATCCGATGTAGTAGCCACATATCCATCGATTTCAATCGATAGAACTTTGAGTCCTTATGCCCATTCTTCATTTTTGTCCAAAACAGGGTGGTTTTGGCTGAATCCTTTACTCAATAAAGGCTACCAAACACCCCTTAAACTAGAAGATGTTCCTTCACTTCCTCTTGATTTTAGAGCAGAAAAAATGTCTgaactttttcaaaacaattgGCCGAAACCAGAGGAAAACAGTAAGCATCCAGTTGGAGTTACCCTTTTTAGGTGTTTTTGGAAACACATAGTTTTCACTGGCTTTCTTGCATTCATGAGGCTTTGTGTTATGTATGTCGGTCCATTGCTGATTCagagttttgttgatttcacATCACAGAAAGATAGTCCGACTAGTGAAGGTATTGTTTTGATATGTGTCCTTTTTGCAGCAAAATCTGTTGAAGTACTTAGTGTTCATCAATTCAACTTCCATTCTCAGAAACTAGGTATGCTTGTTCGCTCGAGCATAATCACTTCGGTTTACAAAAAGGGTTTAAGGTTGTCAAGTTCTTCAAGACAGGCTCATGGAACTGGACAGATTGTGAATCACATGGCTGTTGATGCTCAACAACTCTCAGACTTGATGAAGCAGTTTCATCCTATTTGGATGATGCCATTACAAGTTGCCGCTGCATTGGCTCTTATGTATAGCTATGTTGGTGTATCTGTCGTTGCAGCAATTCTTGGTACTGCCATTGTCTTCTGCTTCACTGCATATCGATCGAAGAATAGTAATGTTTTTCAGTTTCGGATAATGATGAGCCGCGATTCGAGAATGAAGTCAACGAATGAGTTGCTTAACAACATGCGTGTGATTAAATTTCAAGCGTGGGAAGAGTACTTCGGGAACAAGATTCAACAGTTTCGTGAAGCCGAACATGGATGGATTGGGAAATTCTTGTACTATTTTGCTGTGAACATGGGAGTTTTGACTACTTCTCCTTTAGCTATAACTGTTCTTACATTTGGAGTTGCAACTTTTATGGGGATTCCTCTGAATGCTGGCACTGTTTTCACAGTAACTGCAGTGATCAAGATACTTCAAGAGCCTATGAGTACTTTTCCACAGGCTCTTATCAATATTTCGCAAGCAACGATATCATTAGGGAGGTTGGATAAGTTCATGATGAGTAAGGAAATGGATGAGAATGCAGTGCAAAGAGAGGAGAACTGTAATGGTGATGTAGCTGTGGAGATAAAAGATGGGAAATTTTCTTGGGATGATATGGATGAGAATGAGGCTTTGCGAGTTAAGGAATTGGTGATTAAGAAAGGGGACCATGCTGCTGTTGTAGGAACTGTTGGATCAGGCAAGTCTTCATTACTGGCTTCTGTGTTGGGGGAAATGTTCAAGATCTCAGGAAAG GTTAGAGTTTGTGGGACGACGGCATATGTAGCACAAACATCATGGATTCAGAATGCaaccatcaaagaaaacatattgTTTGGTTTGCCAATGAACATGGAAAAGTACAAGGAAGCTCTAAGAGTGTGCTGCCTTGAAAAGGATCTTGTAATGATGGAAGATGGTGACGAAACCGAGATTGGAGAGCGCGGTATTAACCTCAGTGGCGGCCAGAAACAGCGCATACAACTTGCTAGAGCTGTATATCAGGACAGTGACATCTATCTCCTTGATGATGTATTCAGTGCTGTTGATGCTCAAACAggatcatttatttttaag GAATGTATCATGGGAACTCTCAAAGATAAGGCAGTTTTACTTGTAACACACCAAGTTGATTTCTTGCATAATGTTGACTCTATAATG GTGATGCGAGAAGGGAGAGTAGTGCAAAGTGGAAAGTATGATGAACTTCTCAAAGCAGGCCTAGATTTTGGTGCACTTGTAGCTGCTCATGAATCCTCAATGGAAATAGCAGAAACAAGTGAGAAAACTAGTGATGATTCCGCTCAATCTCCAAAACTCGCCCGCGtcatttcaaaagaaaaagaaagcgGAGAAAAACAGTCTTCTCAAATTCAATCCAAGTCTGATAAAACTGCAGCAAAGCTCATTGAAGATGAGGAAAGAGAAATTGGACAAGTGAATCTTGAAGTATACAAACAATATTTCACAGAAGCATTTGGATGGTGGGGAGTAGCATTAATGGTAGCAGTATCAGTAGTTTGGATGCTGTCATTTTTGGTTAGTGATTATTGGCTAGCAATTGCTACTGCAGATGATTCTGCCGTTTCTTCTTTCACTTTCATTACTGTCTATGCTGTTATAGCTGTTGTGTCATGTATAGTGGTTATGGCAAGAGCTTTCTTTTTTACATATTGGGGTTTAAAGACATCTCAAAGCTTCTTCGTTGGAATGCTTCAAAGTATCCTTCATGCACCAATGTCATTCTTTGATACTACTCCTTCTGGAAGAATTTTGAGTCGT GTATCTACCGATATACTTTCCCTGGATATACAAATTCCAATCTTTGTAAACTTAGTGACGACAACATTAGTAGGATTATTCAGTATCCTCGTAGTCACGTGCCAGAATTCTTGGGAGACCGTCTTCCTATTAATTCCACTGTTTTGGCTCAGCAACTGGTATAGG AAATATTATCTTGCAACTTCTAGGGAATTGACTCGACTTGATTCAATCACAAAAGCTCCAGTGATTCATCACTTTTCAGAGACCATTTCTGGTGTTATGACAATCCGTAGCTCAAGAAAGCAGAATGCATTTTCTCAAGAAAATGTTGACAGGGTGAATGCAAGTCTAAGAATGGATTTTCATAACAATGGTGCAAATGAATGGCTTGGTTTTCGCTTGGACTATATGGGAGTGACTTTCCTTTGCATTGCCACGCTTTTTATGATCTTTTTGCCAAGTGCTATTGCTAGGCCAG AATATGTTGGTATGTCTTTGTCTTATGGCCTGGCTCTGAGTGGTCTCTTGTCGATTACCATATCTATGACTTGCAATGTTGAGAACAAAATGGTTTCAGTTGAGAGGATAAAACAGTTTACTAACCTCTCATCAGAAGCTCCATGGAAAATTGCTGACAAGTCTCCTCCTCAGAATTGGCCTAGTCATGGCACTATAGAGTTACATAATTTACAG GTTAGGTATAGACCAACAACTCCTCTAGTTCTTAAGGGAGTCTCTCTAACAATTGAAGGTGGAGAAAAAGTCGGTGTCGTTGGCCGTACAGGAAGTGGAAAATCAACACTCATTCAAGTGTTATTTAGGTTGATTGAGCCTTCAGCTGGAAAAATAATCATTGATGGTATTAACATTTCCAATGTTGGCCTTCATGATTTGAGGTCGCGTTTTGGAATTATTCCACAAGAGCCTGTCCTCTTTCAAGGAACAGTAAGAACCAACATTGATCCTCTTGGCTTGTATTCAGAAGAAGAAATCTGGAAG AGTCTTGAGCGGTGCCAATTGAAAGATGCTGTGGCTGCAAAGCCTGAGAAACTTGACGCTTTAG tgGTTGATGGTGGAGACAATTGGAGTGTGGGGCAAAGGCAACTTCTATGCTTGGGAAGGATCATGCTAAAACGCAGCAAAATATTATTCATGGATGAAGCAACAGCATCAGTTGATTCGCAAACTGATGTTGTATTACAGAAGATCATCAGAGAAGACTTTGCGGATCGTACAATCATTAGCATTGCTCATAGAATACCAACAGTTATGGATTGTGACAAGGTTTTGGTCATAGATGAAG GTTATGCAAAGGAATATGACAAGCCATCACGTTTGCTTGAAAGGCCTTCACTTTTTGCAGCATTGGTTAAGGAGTATTCTAATAGATCAGCTTAA